GTGCTCCTGAGAACAATGGCTTCCAATTAGCCTCATTATGCAGTTAGTCTCAGGAAgactatttttaatatacttattttattgtaaaaggaGTACATACATatggttagaattttttttaaatacagaaatgtgcaaagtaaaaattataagtaCCCTTTTCAACTCCTCTCTCCATCCCACTTTTCCAAATTAGCCACCTGTTAACGATTTGGTATGTGTACTtctagttactttaaaaaaagaaataaatacatatataatttatgtttacTGATATGTATGTgcccttttccttctgtctttttttagagagggagagaagtgggggcgagcagggacagaaggagagggaaagcgagaatcttaagcaggctccatgccaagaccaaccaatatggggctcaatcctacaaccctgagatcatgactgagcggaaatcaacagtcagatgcctAACTCACTAAGCTACTCAGGTTCCCCCATGTCCTTTCCTCTATAAATTAATTAGATCATGGTAAACCAAATATTACTTGCTTTTCTTACTTAATCATATATTGTGAATGTTTTTCCCTGTTACTATATATGAATGTTTCCAttgttatcttcatttatttatttaaagatttggtttatttgagagagagagagagtgggagggagagggtaagggagagagagactaccaaacagactccttgctgagtgtagACCCTGAcgcagggctttatcccaggatcctgaaaccataaccagagccaaaaccaagagtctgatacttaaccaactgagccacctaggagcccctttttatttatttttaagagctgtATTTTATTCCCCTTTAACATACTTTTCAGTTAAGATTCCTATACATATCCTTTCCCTCTCGGGATAAaatcctagaagtggaattgctaggtgaAAGGGATGtttgtttaacattttgataGATATTCCCAAATTGCTCCCCCCCCAAATATTGCACCAACTTATATTCTCAGAGTTTGTACCTGAGACATATACATATGACATATCCATATATGAGAAATGTAAACACATTTCTTCCAGTGTATCAACAAGTCTTTGGGTTATTAAAGTAGGAATTACGCTTTTAATATTCTCCTAGAATGCTTTATAACCCACATATCACATGTTGTCTTCTGGGAaagctagttttgttttttctctcctgcTAGAGTCCCTTGACAGGTTTTTCATCTAgtacatttttgtgttttcttaaagGACCTTGCATAAAGTCAGTTTTCAACAAGCACTTTTTGTTGAATGtcatttactaaatatattttacccTTGGCTAGGACATAGATTATAGCCAAAACTATCCAAGGATTAGTCATCAGTGATTCATAATTATGCAACCAAGAAGTAAGCCTAAACTAGAGATGTTCTTCAGTAATTTGTTCAGTGTCAAAGCTTGCTTCCCTTGGGCACAGTTAAAAGGGTGGTTGGTTAATTAACTGTACTGATTTTCTCGTTTCAGTGGAACTTCTTGACTTTTATTGCCAATGTGAAATGTACTTTTCATGGGGAATAAAATACTTACTGGTATACAATTTAAAAGGAATCATCTTCTGTAGAATGAATTTGTAATATAGAGAATTGTTTTTCTCTCACAATGAGatacacaaaatagaaaataccttAGATTCATGTAGATTTGCATAGCTGCCTTTTGAGATGTTGTCCAAAAGgccatgatttttatatttttcttatctatagGATTCCTTTTACTTCATTCTCAGAGGACTctagttttcaaatattctaaGAAACTTAGCCCCATTATTCTGGAGACACTCCTGGTCTTACCTGGTCTATTAGAGTCATGCTAGCCGCTGTAACAAACTTCAAAAGTTTAGTTGCTTATGTTTATTTCTTACTCATAAATATTccaaagcaggggtgggggtgtcttTAGTTGGCaggtggcattttttttaagattttatttatggaaaaaaaaaagattttatttatgtactcatgagaaacagagagaagcagagacataagcagaggaagaagcaggccccctgaagggagcctcatgcaggactcgatcccaggaacccgggatcatgacctgagccaaaggcagatgctcaatccctgagctaACCACGTGCCCTGGCAGGTGGCTTTTCTCTAGGTTGTGATTCAAGGATCCAGGCTTCTCCATTTCAATGACTCTGCTATTTCAGAGTCTTCCaagcagaaggaggaaagagaatggagaaggcatatgtactttttttttttttaagattttatttatttattcatgagagacacagagtgagaggcagagagacaggcagaaggagaagcagtctccatgcaaggagcctgatgtgggacttgatcccctcaccccaagatcaggacctgagatgaaaccaagaattggacattcaattgactgagccacccaagcgccccttaGGTATACCTACTTCTTAGCTGATTCAGCCTAGGAGAGATACATCACTTCCACTCACATTCCATTGTTAAGACCTACCTTTGGCCCTGCTTAGATATAAGAGAGAAATGTAGACTGTGGCTTAgcagctacctttttttttttttttttagcagctacCTTCTAGCAACAATCCTCCAATATGGAAGAAGgaacatatattttttgtagATAGTGGATTCTCACAATAACCTGTTAGGTAGGCAGAACAAGTTTCAATTTTGAGGTACTGAAAAGTTGAACTCCCATAGCTAATTAGCGATATAAATGCAATTTAGAAGCCAGATCATCTGACTCCTATTCAGTTTCTCTTTccttaatattaaaaagtaatccTATTCTGGTTTAAAGTATAACTCTCTTGGTGATTCATTACTTTAAATTGCATactatgactttttctttttttaactcctcTTTTCTCTAAGGACCTGACAATGTCCCTGTATTGTGGAATTGCTTGCAGGAAAAAATCTTTTTGGTGTTATAGGCTGCTGTCAACTTATGTCACTAAGACCCGGTGAGTTGTGACCAACCTGAGCTCTGATTATTCTCTTTGGCCCaccaaattataaaatacagatatcTCAAAATCCTATTTTGAGGATTAAGGATGCATGATTAAGATATACATATAAGGATATTCACTgcaaattatttataattgaaaaaattctaaattaactaaaattcaaatatacCTAAAATATCTAACATACTTAAATATTAAGTTCTATTAAGATAATAACTTTGTGTTTCCCATGGTGGTACGCCTTGTGCACAAAACAATACCTGGTGCATGGTAGGCATCGGAGgcttgttgaatggatgaatcaaCAGTAAGGGAGAGATTAATTAAATGATGGCACACCTTTATGATGGAATTAAAAACTCTACTGAATAATAATAGTTCATGAAGTTTCCTGAAAATAAGGTAGATAATTCTAATTctctcacccctcaccccctaAGGAACTAAACTACTAGTTAAAGGTAgaccagaaaaaaacccaaaacctacAGCACTACAGGAAGATGGTAAAGGACTTCTTTGTCATAGCCTGGGCAAATTTGAAATCTGTGAATTTGAAATCACAAGACTGTTCCCATAGTTTGGGGTTTAAATTTGTACCATCTGTGTTATGGTCCCCAAACCCCAACCCAGGAAAATAATGTAAGTAGTAGTTGTAGACTTATAAGACCCTTGGGCACTATGCAGAAGCAAATGTAAAACTCCTCTGAAGAGATATACCCATAACCAGGGCTTTGTACATGAAAAGCTCTGCCAAACATGAGTGCCTAGTCCAAAATTTAAAGGcacataagcaaaaaaaaaaaaaaaaaaaaaggcacataagCATACAGTGTTACATGGAcaagagtgagaaaagaaaattgctgtACTTAGAGTAGATATTGTTGGGAATTTAGGTTATTTGTAGTTCTCAGGCTGAGACTCTAAGAACAATAATTGAATTATGGAACAATTATTGAGAAGTCTAAAAATGGCTATATTAAAGtggttttaaaatgaataaaaaatcatttagaattaAATCATTCAATCATTTAGAATGAAATTCTATCAATAAAGAAGATGGTGTGAAaagaatgttaaagaaaaaaggcATGATTCTGAATATACCTACATATGtacagataaacaataaatagtTTGGAGAATTCCCAGGTGTGAACAGTGATCATCTCTGAATGGTGAGATTCTTGATGATTTCCCTTTTTTGAACAAATTACTAActgtatttcctgatttttatgggatgactttttatttttttaaataggaaaacaaCAGCTTCAGTCTGATAATCTTAGAGTTGTTTCCCTGCTATTATGACTAAAGggggaaatgaatttttaaaattagtgttcCTGATCAAGAAGGTAAGGAGCTTTTGGGATCTCGGTTCCAGTTCCAATGAGGCCCCAGGCTTAAGACCTTAACCTGGGTGTTTTTGtagctgttttgctttttagggTCATTAGGGCAAAGCACAGGTTGTACCACTCTTACTGTTCTTTTAGGAAGGCAGCAGTGTTTGTTCTATTGTTTATATTTGGTAACTTCTGAGTGGCACAGGTCCCTCCTTTGACATGCATTAAGTCTTTGCCCCAGGAAGCTGCAGTCACTTATAATGAGTTTAAAAATACCCTGAGTATTAAAATCTCAAGTTTCTTTGGTCTTGTGTTTATAAAGAGCTCATTGTGACCCCTTTTATCATACAGTCAAAAATAGGTTCCTAAAGATGCCACTGGGGCACATTTATCATTTAGCTTTGTAGTTTCATGTTGAGCTAACTCTGTTGGTATTACAAAAGCTCCCAGATCCtacagaaaatatctttaaactgTGATGGCTACATAAGTGACAAAATCTGCCATAAATCTGAGTCTGTTTAGGGCTTTTAATAGGCAAAAATGGTTATCCCTAAGGCTCCAGAAGGAGAATCTACATTCAGTACCCCCTGAATCACATGGACCCTGACCTGGTTTCCAAGGCTCTTGAAATTAATCTTAATGAAGGTGCTTGAAAAGCCTAGAACTGGATCCAATGCTATTTCTCTTAGATAAACTAATGATAGGATGTTGTGTTTTCCACATTTGTATTTTGGCTATTGAAGATATTATACTTATTAAATAAGTGTGGTCAAGTATAGGCTTTATTTCCCATCAGCAGTCTCTTCGGTAGAGATAATGAGCTAAGGGTGTCCATGTGGGGACTAGTGTTGGAGGCAGGAATGTATTAAGGTAAAATCTGCTCTTTATCATCCCTACATTGAATGATAGTGTTACTTAAGGTATAGTGTTTGCTCTTTATCTGCAATAATAAAGTCTGCTCCCATTTCTAGGGATTTTGTGGTTGATGTTTTATCACTGTACTTGTTTTCCTTTCACCCCACTGCATGTAAATTCTTGCCTCACAGCATAATATTGGCAAAGTACCTTGAGGttcaattcagtaaatatttattacccTTGAAGTTCAattcaataactatttattgaattgaGCCATTCAGTATGCTAATTACTGGAGATACAGAACTAAGGCTGACCTTGCCCTTAAGGAGATCATAGTTTTTTTGGGGGAAACAGACAAATTAACAAATAGTATAAGTGCAGCCACAGAGGTATGGGCCAGATGTACAGTAAGTAGCACAAAGGAAGGAACTAAAATCCTTTTTAGAGCCACTTAGGATATAAGTGAAATAACTGTGATAGGAGAGGGATGCAAGGACAGAATTCTGAAAGATGAATGCTGTACAAGTAATTAAGTGTGGTTTTGTAATGCTTTGATTATTTCCAAAATACAGGTATTTATTTGAACTGAAAGAAGATGATGATGCATGTAAAACAGCCCAGCAGACAGGAGCATTTTACCTCTTTCATAGTCTGGCTCCTTTGCTTCAGAAATCAGAACAACGGTACCAGGCCCCCCAGTATAGCCTACTAGGTAAGCCCAAAGAGGACCAGTAGAGTAGACCAGGCTGTGGCAATTAAGCAGAATTTCATCTATATCAGATCCCTGAGAAGAATCCTTCAACTTTAGAGTCCAGATTTTTCAAACTCTTTCTACTGATTATTGAGTGTATAAACCTGAGCTGCCCAAATATTATTTGGTGATAAACTAGGGGTCATTGAAACTGCTGTCCAAATTGGAACCCACCtcttgttttgtaaatatttattggaacacagccatgctcattcattttcaTACTGTCTGTGGCTGTATTTGCACTACAGTGGCAGAGTGGAGTAGTTGAGACCGAGAACACATGACTTATAAAGCCAAACCCTGCTTAAACCAGTGATTTCCAAGCCTCCATGGAATTGCATACTGTTCTAATGTCTAGGATTTGCATCATGGCTTCATTTCTTCTAGAAGAGtcaaaattaaaagtgaattaaaattaatttgttttgagAACTCTTTTAGGGTATATAACTAGAGATATATAAGCCACTGGGATTTGGCATTCAAAGTACCAACTTTCAGTTGTATATGATGTCACTATACACTGAGTTACTTCTAAATACAAAGCcagtgaatttctttctttctttctttcttttttttttcaatgaatttctTCCATGGGTCAGATGTTGAGTATTTGAATAGGTAGTTCCTAGCAGTGCAGAAGAATATAAGGATGCCATCAGAAGGCAATGCTATGTTGCATTGTAAACAAATATAAGTCCTTCATGCACAGGAGGACAGATTTTCTCCATGTACAGCACATGTCTTATACAGACCTGGGATCTTGGATGAATAGTCTACCCTAGCCCACACACTCAGCATAATCTGGAGACTAAATTATATGTAACTGATTTGGTTTCTAGCATTTTAAGCATGATACTTTTATTCAGTGCCATACTACATTAACTATCATGTATCTTTTGAACTAGGGGATATGCTCCTTTCATGATACAATCATAGAATACAATGTTACACAGCTAGAGTTCCTTCTTTAGTCTAAACCCTTCAGGTTGTTATTGGGAAGATGGAGGTCTAGAGAGGTTAAATTATTAGACCAAGATTACATGGCTAATTAGCTGCAAGGCAGCAGCTAGAAGCAGGTATACCTACTGCAAGCTGAAGTAGATGATTTCCTAGAAGGTTAATATGGTTGCTCGtgacttacttacttacttatttatttatttagaagattttatttatttattcatagagtcagagagagagagagagagaggcagagacacaggcagagggagaaacaggcatcatacagagagcccgatgtgggtgggactccatccagggtctccaggatcacaccctgggctgtaggcggcgctaaactgctgcgctaccggggctgcctGGTTGCTCGTGATTTAATGaaagcctttgttttcttcccttctccttttctgtttcttagagTTGGAAAGGCTCCTGGCTAAGTTTGGACAGGACACACAAAGAATAGAAGACTCGGTACTGATTGGATGCTCCAAACAGCATGAAGCATGGTTTGCTCTGGATCTAGGTCTAAATAGCTCCTCTTCCCTAAATGGTATAGAACATTATTCCTAATGGGAATTTCCCAGTAGTGCTCAGACTTTGGAATTCCACGCAATAgcataatttcaaagaaaattttgagAGTACTAAAGGTTATcaaccttgtattttttttaagttaggacattaagaaaaaaaaaatactaccgtCGTGATTTACCGTcgtcatcatttaaaaaaaatagagaacattttAATACTTTCTAAGCTAGGTGGTAGGTACTCAAATGTTCATTGTATTACTCTCTGTacctttatacattttatatttcttaaatatttcataggaaacatttaaaaattcatgacatCATTCTTACCTTGGGTGAGTAAACATATTACCATGCAGTGGCTCAGGGTCCTCAGACCTGCATTTGGGAACCAATTGGGTATAGATTCATGGCTCCTAGTaggctttccttctctttcaggTCTGGTTATAAATGTAATGATGCTGGAATGCAATGCAGATAGGAGCTTAGAGGTCCCATTTTACCTCTTTTCCAGGGATAGTGTATGGTTAATGCAAATATTACTCTGaagaggatatattttttaaaagatttatttatttattcatgagagagagagagagagagagagagacaggctctccatagggagcccgatgcaggactctcaggaccccaggatcacaccctgagccaaaggcagaggctcagcggcccaactacccaggcacccctctgaaGAGGATCTTGAGAAATACTATGCTCTGATAGTTCTCAAATTTGcctgaaaataagaaattacCTAGTGCTTGTTGAAACATAAAAATTCTGGGCCTCACTCACGTGCTGTTCAGAAACTTTATGTAGAGGCTTGAGaacctacatattttttttttattttccctggttGAGTATTATTAGGTGAGTTTGGGAAAGACTGCTCTAACAGGCATACTTGAGAGGGAGGGGCCTGAAGGCAAAGTTTAGTGTTTGTTTCATCTTATCCTCTGTTCTCGTTTTCTAGCTTCCTTACAGAAAGCAGAAATGGAGATAGAACTCAAGGGCTCTTTCACTGATCTGAGGAAGGCTCTATTTCAGCTGAACACAAAGGATGCCTCCTTGCTGACCACGGTAGATTCTGACTTCTCAGTTTTGTAGGAAATTTAGTAAAGCAGTGTTTACGGGTGAATATATGGCATGCATGCACAAGGCTAGAATGACATTTGATGTCGTCTTCTGCAGATAGATCACAGTCCTTCCTACAAACCTTGGCAGGACAGTATGCTGTAGGCTGACtgcttattcttctttcttttgcccTTATTTTTGGCAGGACCATTTTCTTCTAAGGACatgcagatctttttttaaaagattttatttatttattcatgaaaacacacagagagagaggcagagacacaggcagagggagaagcagactccatgcagggagcctgttgtgggactttttttttttttaagattttatttatttattcatagagatgcagggagagaaagagaggcagagacacaggcagagggagaaacaggctccacgcagagaagcccgacatgggactcgatcctcggtctccaggatcatgcccccggccgcaggcggcactaaaccgctgcgccaccggggctgccctgttgtgggacttgatcctaggtccccaggatcacgccctgagctgaaggcagtgccaaacccctgagccacctcggctgccCAGGACATGCATATCTATAGCAGTATGATCTATCAGCCtcatatttttaatgacatatacatatacatcattATGTTACTCCTATGAGAAGTTACTCTGTATTGCTTTAATGACATCCTCACAGCTGTACACTTCACTTGCTAAAGTGCTTCTGGttgttcatttaatttaaaaagacatctctggggtccctgagtggctcagttagttaagcatctgtcttcagttcaggtcatgatccgagggtcctggggtcaagcctgacattgggctccctgctcagtggggatcccgcttctccttctgttcctccccctgcttttgctctttctgtcaaataaataaataaaatctttaaaaataaataaaaaaataagggcaacctgggtggctcaatggttgagcatctacctttggctcaggtcatgatcctggggttctgggatcaagttctgcatcaggctccgcatcgggagcctgcctctctgcatctctcatgaataaataaaatctaaaaaaaattttgaataacTAAAAAGACatctctaaacatttttatttgaataaaaattctacatttattGGGGAGGCGTATGTGTTGGGGTGTTTCACTCTATTGggaatgtcttatttttaagCTGGGTCATAAGTACATGGAGCACTCATTATAATagttaatatatatgtgtttttttattttttaaagattttatttatttattcatgagagacacagagagaggcagagacacaggcagagggagaagcaggctccatgcagggagcccgacacgggacttgatcccgggactccaggatcatgccctgggccaaaggcaggtgctaaaccactgagccacccaggaatcccctatatatatatgtattttaaataattcataatacatttaaatttttaaataattcataatacatttaaaatacgtttccttttattcatatttcagaTGCTAGAGGAGTATGTTCAGatagtttccttattttaaagttCAAACAGTCAATAACTGAGTAAAGTAGGTGAGCTGGAAAGGAATTAGCTTTTCTCTTTGAGTTGTTCCCAATACGAGGCCCAGCCTGATTATATCTGAGCTCCACGTCCTCTCCAAATGAAATCAGCCTACCTTTGTATTCCTAGGCTCAGGCTCTTCTCCGTTGGCATGATGCTCATCAGTTCTGTAGCAGAAGTGGGCAGCCCACCAAGAAAAATGTGGCTGGCAGCAAGCGCGTGTGCCCTTCCAGTAAGATCATCTATTATCCACAGGTAAGCACTACTTTAAAAGGACAGTGATCCAAGAAGACTGTGTGCTAGTCTGCCCAGGGAGTAGTAGAGGCCTATATAATTAAAAGGCTTCCCTTAGTTATCCACTCCTTCATCCCATTAACAGGCCCCAACTCGAATTTCCATCCCCTCTTCCCAGATGGCTCCTGTGGTGATCACTCTGGTGTCGGATGGGACCCGATGCCTGCTTGCCCGCCAGAGTTCCTTTCCCAAGGGAATGTATTCTGCCTTGGCAGGTTTTTGTGATATAGGTAAGAGGTTTAGGGCATGCACAGATGCCCAGAGGACACAAGGGCTTAACAattgtaggtttttgttttgttgctgttgtgcTTTGAGTCTGAAGCATACAGTTCCCTATCAAGTCAAGTAAACTGCCTTCTGGCATTAGAATTTTCCAATATCAGGCAAGTTTTCAAACATACGGCATAGCTGAAAGAATTATACAGTTGACACTTACTCATTCACCACCTAGATCCTATAAcagttttcttcatttactttatCACggatctatccatccatcaattcattttattctttgatgtATAGTTCGCACACATTAGTACGCTTCtccctaaatatttcagcatgcaTTGTATTAATTAGAATTCgttataggtttttctttttcctcagtctAGTGggataaaatttacaaaatgtaaaacatggCATTAGAATTTTATTAAAGTTGAGGTCAGCAGTAGCCTCTTTGTCACTTATTCTGCATTCTCACTAACTAACTAAGTCAGCACTCAACTCCAGACTTGAGTCCTGTTGTTGTAGAGGCTCAGGGATTTAAGGCTTTCCCAAGAATACTTCATGAAACTTTGGAGCCAGTTTTGTGCTCCTTTCACAAATGGGCATCTATATCACCCTTCCTGCTGCAGGGCTGTCCTGAATTAATCTGAGTGCTTATAGGTGAAAGTCTGGAAGAGGCTGTCCGGAGAGAAGTTGCAGAAGAGGTGGGACTGGAGTTGGAAAGACTGAAGTACTCTGCATCCCAGCACTGGTCTTTTCCTAATAGCTCACTCATGATTGCTTGTCATGCATCTGTGAAACCAGGGCAGACAGAGGTAAGTTCTCATGCTTCCCTTATGCTGTGATATTCCCTTTGCTTCACTCAAGTTGGTCAGTAGGCACCTGTCTAGTCCATCACTGTCTATCTTGTATGAAGATGTGTAACTCATGATTTGTTCCCTTAAGGAATTTGCAATCTTGTAAAGGAAACAATCTCCAAGGAAATTCAGAGTGCCAACGCAGTTACTATTCTTCTTTTTATGTATCTCAGTCATGtggcaatttatttttcatcaggACTTAACAGAGCAGAGTAGGCATACAATAAGTATATCAAAGTAAGTGACTGCTTTCAGGATTGGTCTTATTGCTCGAGTTTGTTAGGATTTTGGGGACTAATTATATGAAATCATAGGAACTTCTGGTCGAAAGGGATTTAGACATTGTCTTATCCAGCCTCGTCTTGCTCTTCTGTAGCATCCCTGATAGATGGCAGTGTGGTCACTACTTGCCAAAGTCTATTGTGTTTTGGTTTGCATAGAATAATATCTCATCTGTCTCAGCTTCCTGTGGTTGCAGTGTGCATTACAAAGAAGATACTatgctttttttaatattttatttaatttatttattcatgagagatacagagagagaggcagagacacaggcagaaagagaagcaggctccatgcagggaccctgatgtgggattcaatcccaggtcttcaggatctgggctgaaggcagacacccaaccactgagacacccaggcatcccatatgcTTTTGATAATCATTAATTATCCCTTATCCTTTAGAGAAGAgtaattttatgttctttttaagttGCAAGTTAGtcaagaattatttatatattacacCTCACTGTTAACCACTCTTTAGTATTTCAGTATTTGTgcttctaggatttttaaaatgcacttttttcttttacactatttaaaacaatatatttaactCTCACCTTTTAATTATCCCTCTTTTGCTTCTGCATAATAGCTAAAACTGATTATCTCTCAGCCCATAGATCCTAGGTATTGCTCAGTTCTGGGAACATTTTCTCACCTTTGGCCAAAGTATCCTAAATTTTGTAGCTCCTAGCCTTACATtctgtttttatgtcttttagaTCCAGGTGAACCTGAAAGAACTAGAGGCAGCTGGCTGGTTCAGTCATGATGAGGTGGCCACAGCCCTGAGGAGAAATAATCCATATACTCAGCAACAGAATGGGACATTCTGGTTGCCCCCCAAGTTAGCCATTGCCCACCAACTGATTAAGGAATGGGTGGAAAAGCCATCCTGCTCTACCCTGCCAGCTTAGCTCAGATTGAGGCACCTAGATCCCTTCTCACTATCCTGGAGTGGCAAAAGAGAGATCAGTTGATAAAGAGGAGGTGAACAAAGGCCATCTCCAAGCCAACTTCATACTAAGGCAGAGTGAAAGGTGACCCTACAATGGGATGTCTCTAATAGCAGTGTTAGGGAAGTTCCTATTCATAGGCAATCAGAATGCAAACTGATAATGACGATTGTCAAAATCAGAGGTAAGTTGAAGCATTAGTTTGGATGTAGGCCCCCGTTCACTCATTTTTACTGAGGCCTCGGAAGCAAACATCTTTCAGCATGTATCCTGTTAATGCTGGGTTTATACTAACTGCCAAAATGTGCCcggtataattttaattttatcttagtATTGAAGATACATAGCAAATCTCAGCCCACTACTAAGTTACTTTTCATCCTCACAGAATTAAGGAAAATAGCACAATATAACATTATACAACTTGTGTACAGGTAATTATTTTGTACAtggtatttaaataaaagttatatttct
This genomic stretch from Canis lupus familiaris isolate Mischka breed German Shepherd chromosome 4, alternate assembly UU_Cfam_GSD_1.0, whole genome shotgun sequence harbors:
- the NUDT13 gene encoding NAD(P)H pyrophosphatase NUDT13, mitochondrial isoform X2 — translated: MSLYCGIACRKKSFWCYRLLSTYVTKTRYLFELKEDDDACKTAQQTGAFYLFHSLAPLLQKSEQRYQAPQYSLLELERLLAKFGQDTQRIEDSVLIGCSKQHEAWFALDLGLNSSSSLNASLQKAEMEIELKGSFTDLRKALFQLNTKDASLLTTAQALLRWHDAHQFCSRSGQPTKKNVAGSKRVCPSSKIIYYPQMAPVVITLVSDGTRCLLARQSSFPKGMYSALAGFCDIGESLEEAVRREVAEEVGLELERLKYSASQHWSFPNSSLMIACHASVKPGQTEIQVNLKELEAAGWFSHDEVATALRRNNPYTQQQNGTFWLPPKLAIAHQLIKEWVEKPSCSTLPA
- the NUDT13 gene encoding NAD(P)H pyrophosphatase NUDT13, mitochondrial isoform X1, whose protein sequence is MSLYCGIACRKKSFWCYRLLSTYVTKTRYLFELKEDDDACKTAQQTGAFYLFHSLAPLLQKSEQRYQAPQYSLLELERLLAKFGQDTQRIEDSVLIGCSKQHEAWFALDLGLNSSSSLNASLQKAEMEIELKGSFTDLRKALFQLNTKDASLLTTAQALLRWHDAHQFCSRSGQPTKKNVAGSKRVCPSSKIIYYPQAPTRISIPSSQMAPVVITLVSDGTRCLLARQSSFPKGMYSALAGFCDIGESLEEAVRREVAEEVGLELERLKYSASQHWSFPNSSLMIACHASVKPGQTEIQVNLKELEAAGWFSHDEVATALRRNNPYTQQQNGTFWLPPKLAIAHQLIKEWVEKPSCSTLPA